ATGCGCGAACTCAATCGCCTTGGCATTACCAGCGTCATTGATGCTGGAGGAGGCTATCAAAATTATCCTGACGATTATCAAGTGATTGAAGACTTGCACCAACGGGGTGAACTCACCGTTCGCGTTGGTTATAACCTCTTCACTCAGCGTCCGGGTCAAGAATTGGAAGACTTTGCAAACTGGGCGAAAATGGTACAACCAGGTCAAGGAGACGATTTCTATCGCATGAATGGCGCGGGTGAAATGTTAGTCTTCTCCGCCGCAGATTTTGAAGATTTTTTAGAACCTCGTCCCGATCTAGCTGATACATTAGAAACGCAATTAAAGGATGTCGTCACACTGCTAGCACAAAATCGTTGGGCATTTCGTCTCCACGCTACTTACGACGAATCGATCACACGCTTTTTGAACGTGTTTGAAGAGGTGAACCGAGACGTTCCATTGGATGGTTTACATTGGTTCTTTGACCACGCTGAAACAATTTCTGAACGTAATTTAGAGCGAGTCAAAGCGTTAGGTGGTGGCATTGCCATTCAACATCGCATGGCATTTCAAGGGGAGTATTTTGTCGATCGCTACGGTGCAACTGCTGCCCAACATACGCCGCCGATCGCCCGGATGCTAGAGATGGAGATTCCCGTTGGAGCGGGAACCGATGCAACGCGAGTCGCTTCCTATAACCCCTTTGTGGCACTGTATTGGCTGATTAGCGGTAAAACGGTGGGTGGAACCGCACTTTACCCGAGTCAAAACCGTTTAGACCGGATGGAAGCCTTGCGGCTCTACACGGTTGG
This region of Oscillatoria sp. FACHB-1407 genomic DNA includes:
- a CDS encoding amidohydrolase; translated protein: PNTPVFILHLYDRALLNRAALRAVGYTRDTPNPLGGEIQRDGYGNPTGLLIARPNATILYSTLAKGPRLPYEHQLNSTRHFMRELNRLGITSVIDAGGGYQNYPDDYQVIEDLHQRGELTVRVGYNLFTQRPGQELEDFANWAKMVQPGQGDDFYRMNGAGEMLVFSAADFEDFLEPRPDLADTLETQLKDVVTLLAQNRWAFRLHATYDESITRFLNVFEEVNRDVPLDGLHWFFDHAETISERNLERVKALGGGIAIQHRMAFQGEYFVDRYGATAAQHTPPIARMLEMEIPVGAGTDATRVASYNPFVALYWLISGKTVGGTALYPSQNRLDRMEALRLYTVGSSWFSSEEGKKGAIAPGQLADLAVLSGDYFSMPEQQIKGLESVLTMVGGSVVYAVQEFSDLDPPSIPVLPEWSPVATYGGYYAAPVPVPVAAKALHLCTALCNHIHKVTCRSTGSALNTAGSLSSFWGGIGCDCFAF